A window from Ictalurus punctatus breed USDA103 unplaced genomic scaffold, Coco_2.0 Super-Scaffold_100046, whole genome shotgun sequence encodes these proteins:
- the LOC128630000 gene encoding piwi-like protein 1 codes for MEYDDRQEALLRALQQRVGQQVQMVVVILSANRKDKYDCVKKYLCVDCPTPSQCVVARTLSRPQTLMTIATKISLQMNCKMEGEPWSVEIPLKHLMMLVSTDTTTVPQERDPSVHWWPASTRACPAALKAYFKYNECLPSRIVVWATACC; via the exons ATGGAGTACGATGATCGACAGGAGGCTCTGCTGAGAGCTCTGCAGCAGAGAGTGGGGCAACAGGTTCAGATG GTGGTTGTGATCCTGTCAGCCAACCGTAAGGATAAATACGATTGTGTGAAGAAGTACCTGTGTGTGGACTGTCCCACTCCAAGCCAGTGTGTGGTGGCTCGCACCCTCAGCAGACCTCAGACCCTCATGACCATAGCCACAAAGATCTCCTTGCAGATGAACTGCAAGATGGAAGGAGAGCCGTGGAGCGTCGAGATCCCG TTGAAGCACCTGATGATGTTGGTATCGACTGATACCACGACAGTGCCGCAGGAAAGAGATCCATCGGTGCACTGGTGGCCAGCCTCAACCCGGGCATGTCCAG CTGCGCTGAAGGCCTACTTCAAATACAACGAATGTTTGCCGTCACGCATCGTGGTGTGGGCGACGGCGTGCTGCTGA